The sequence GCTGAAACAGAGAAGATCCCAACTAAAACCAGGTCCAAAGCAAAAACCAAAGCAGGGGCCAAACCTGAAGAAACCGAACTCCTCAGAACCAGGCGGATAAGTGAGCTGGTAGAGTTCGTCCTGGAGCGGGGGGGAAAAGGGGCAAGTTTCCAGCGGTACAAAGGCCTCGGTGAGATGAACCCGGAGCAGTTGTGGGAGACCACCATGAATCCGCAGAATAGAGCCCTTATGAAGGTCACTGTGGAGGATGCCGTAGAGGCAGACGACATCTTCAACACCCTCATGGGGGATGTTGTAGAGCCCCGGCGGGAGTTTATAGAGCGCAACGCGCTTAATGTGAGAAATCTTGATGTGTAAAATTCAGAATTCAGAATTCAGAATTCAGAATTCAGAAAAGCTTCATTCTGGCTCCTGGATTCTGGCTCCTGGATTCCTGGAGAACTAATGAGCGACCTGATCAACACCACCAAAGCACCCATAGAGAACATTAACATCGAAGACGAGATGAGGACTTCCTATCTCGATTACGCCATGAGCGTTATCGTAGGGCGGGCTCTTCCCGATGTGCGTGATGGACTAAAGCCGGTTCACCGCCGCATATTGTACGCCATGCAGGACCTTGGAAACGTTTACAACAAGGCCCATAAAAAATCGGCTCGTATCGTCGGTGATGTTATCGGAAAATACCATCCCCACGGGGACCAGGCTGCCTACGACACCATTGTCCGCATGGCCCAGGACTTTTCCCTTCGCTATCCCCTGATAGACGGCCAGGGCAACTTCGGATCGGTTGATGGGGATTCGGCTGCGGCTATGCGGTATACAGAGATCCGCATGAAGAGGCTGGCCAGTGAACTCATGGAGGACCTGGAAAAAGATACAGTGGAGTACGGGGCCAACTATGACGACACCCTCACAGAGCCCCTTGTGCTGCCCGCAGGGTTTCCCAACCTTCTCGTAAACGGCTCTTCCGGGATCGCAGTGGGAATGGCCACCAATATCCCGCCCCACAACCTTGTTGAAGTCATCAACGCCTGCTTCCTGCTCATCGAAAAGCCGGACGTGTCGGTGGAGGAGCTCATGACGGTTCTACCGGCGCCGGACTTCCCCACGGGGGGGTTCATTTACGGGATTCAGGGCGTTCGGGATGCCTACAGTAAGGGGCGGGGCTCGATACAGATACGTGCCCGTACTGTTATCGAGCGCCACAAAAAGGGCAAATCAGCCATCGTGGTCACAGAGCTGCCCTACCAGGTGAACAAGGCCAGACTCATCGAGAAGATCGCTGAGTTAGTCAAAGAGAAAAAGATCGAGGGGATCTCGGACCTCAGGGACGAATCGGATCGGGATGGGATGCGCATCGTCATCGAACTCAAGCAGGAAGAGGGCGCTGAGATCCTCCTGAACCAGCTTTACAGCCAGACTCAGATGAAGACCACTTTCGGTGTTCAGCTGCTGGCCATCCACCGCAACCAGCCGGTGACCTTCACTTTAAAGCAGGTCCTGGGCCACTTTATCGATTTCAGGGTGGAGGTCGTCACCCGAAGAACCCGCTTCCTGCTCACCAGGGCTGAACAGCGTGCCCATATTCTTGAAGGCTTGAAGATAGCCCTGGACAACATCGATGCGGTGGTCGAATTGATCAGGAAATCCAGGGATGTGCCCACCGCCCGGGAAGGCCTCATGGGCCGTTTCGGGCTCACCGAACTCCAGGCTAACGCTATTCTGGAAATGCGGCTGTCCCGCCTCACCGGCCTGGAGCGGGAGAAAATAGAGCTGGAGCTCAAAGACGTCCTGGCCGAGATCAGCCGGCTAAAGGGAATTCTCTCAGACGAGAAAAAACTGTACGCGGTTATTGTCGAGGAACTCAGGGAAATCAGGGAAAGGTACGGGGACGACAGGCGCACCGAGATCATTCTGGACACCCATGAAATGTCTTTGGAGGATCTCATCGTGGACGAGGAGGTGCTGGTTACCGTTTCCCATGCAGGCTATGTCAAGCGCACCTCCCTTTCCCTTTACCGGTCTCAGCATCGGGGGGGTAAGGGGCTGGCCGGCATGTCCATGAGGGCAGAGGATTTCGCGGAGCATATATTCGTGGCTTCGACACACAGCTATATTCTGTATTTCACCGACCGAGGTCGTGTCCACTGGATGAAGGTGCACGAACTTCCCCAGATGGGCAGGGCTGCCAGGGGCAAAGCCATTATTAACCTTCTCAACCTGGGCGGCGGCGAGGAGGTGACCGCTTTCCTGCCGGTGCGCGAGTTCACTGAGGACCACTTCATCGTCATGGGTACCGAGAAGGGTGTGATCAAGAAGACGGCGCTTAAATCCTATTCCCACCCGAGGGCAGGAGGCATCATTGCGTTGGGATTGGACGAAGGGGATCGACTCATCGCTTCGGCTCTGACTGATGGCAGTCGTCATCTCTTGCTTACCTCAAACCATGGACAAGGAATTCGCTTCAAGGAAACGGACGCTAGACCTATGGGCAGGAGCGCCAGGGGTGTCAGGGGCATTAACCTTGGTAAGGGGGACAAAGTGGTGGGCATGGAGGTAGTCAATGATGCTGCCTATTTGCTCACTGTTACGGAACGCGGTTATGGCAAAAGAACCCCAATGAAGGAGTACAACCCTATCGGCCGTGGAGGGAAGGGTGTCAGGGCGGTCAAGGTGTCGGACAAGATCGGCAACCTGGTTGGGACCCTGCAGGTAGGCAGCGAGGAAGAGATCATGGTTATCACCAACAAGGGGCGGCTTATACGTATCCCGGTGGCGGGGATTTCGGTCTATTCCCGATCCAGCCAGGGAGTCAAGCTGATCGATATGTCCGATGCCCAAGAAAAGGTTGTTTCCGTCGCGCTTATCCAGGAAGGTGAGGATTGAAAGAGTAATACTCGGCGCAGTAACGGGGCGACGAGGCGACCAGGTGAAAAGACGGAACAGTATCGACTGCCCCTTGATGACGATCAGTAGGTGCGTAGAGCGTATCTAAGCACCCAAGCACATTGACACGTAGACAAATCTTTACCAGGGGAGATGCAGAATGGAGGAGAAACGGAGACACAACAGATATCCTGCTTCAGAAATGACCTTTGTGGTTGGCTTCCATGGTCCGGCGCAGGTTATCGATGTAAGCGATAGCGGCATTGGAGTCAGGTATAAGGGATCAGAAGAGCTGCCGGAGGAGATGGTCGTAGACCTTCTGAACGCCACTAAAAGCATCATTATAGACCAAATCCGATGCAAGAAAGTAAGGGATGAGACGGTGGGCAGAGTTGCCGTTTTCAGTTATATTTCGGAACGCAGGCTCGGCCTGGAGTTCCTGGATCCCACCTCGGAGCAGCTGAGCGCCCTGAAGCTGTTTAAAGGTATTGAGAATTGAGAATGGAGGGTTCAGGATTGAGCATTATGATCTACCAGAATCCAGAATCCAGAATCCAGAATGCTCAATGCTGAAAAATGAATTGGGACGAAAAAAGAAAATACCCGCGTTTCAAAGCATCCGACAGCGCCCTGGCTGCAAGCGGAGATGACCCGTACACTCTCATAGACCTGAGTACGGGGGGAGTGGGGATCAGGTTCTGCGGAGATCAGCCAGTGCCAGACGAGATCCCTCTGGACCTTTTTTTCCTCGACAGGGAGCTGGCACTCACCGGTCTTCGGTGTAAAAAAATTTTCGAATCGAGAGTTGACTCAGGCAGGGCCGGCCAGGTGCCGGAGTGGCACGTGGGACTCCAGTTTGAGGACATCGGACCGGAAAAGTTAAAAATACTGAGGTATTTCAGGTGGACTGAGGATTGATCCCACCTGTCTCCATGGATCAATCCCCAGTGTTTGCGTACGTGAGTAAATGAGTGATTGCGTAATTTCCGAACGAAACTCATGATCATCCAGAATAAGGTATAAGTGATGATCTAAAGTCGGCAAGGAAAATGTTGATCTGCAAAGACCCCTATCGTGAGAAAATTTTTCCTTATATCCCTTGTGACTGTTACCGCCATCAGCCTGCTGGCCGTCGGCGTTTTTAATCGCCGCTCACGGGAACAGGTTCTCTACGAGCAGGCCCTGGCGGCATT comes from bacterium and encodes:
- the gyrA gene encoding DNA gyrase subunit A, yielding MSDLINTTKAPIENINIEDEMRTSYLDYAMSVIVGRALPDVRDGLKPVHRRILYAMQDLGNVYNKAHKKSARIVGDVIGKYHPHGDQAAYDTIVRMAQDFSLRYPLIDGQGNFGSVDGDSAAAMRYTEIRMKRLASELMEDLEKDTVEYGANYDDTLTEPLVLPAGFPNLLVNGSSGIAVGMATNIPPHNLVEVINACFLLIEKPDVSVEELMTVLPAPDFPTGGFIYGIQGVRDAYSKGRGSIQIRARTVIERHKKGKSAIVVTELPYQVNKARLIEKIAELVKEKKIEGISDLRDESDRDGMRIVIELKQEEGAEILLNQLYSQTQMKTTFGVQLLAIHRNQPVTFTLKQVLGHFIDFRVEVVTRRTRFLLTRAEQRAHILEGLKIALDNIDAVVELIRKSRDVPTAREGLMGRFGLTELQANAILEMRLSRLTGLEREKIELELKDVLAEISRLKGILSDEKKLYAVIVEELREIRERYGDDRRTEIILDTHEMSLEDLIVDEEVLVTVSHAGYVKRTSLSLYRSQHRGGKGLAGMSMRAEDFAEHIFVASTHSYILYFTDRGRVHWMKVHELPQMGRAARGKAIINLLNLGGGEEVTAFLPVREFTEDHFIVMGTEKGVIKKTALKSYSHPRAGGIIALGLDEGDRLIASALTDGSRHLLLTSNHGQGIRFKETDARPMGRSARGVRGINLGKGDKVVGMEVVNDAAYLLTVTERGYGKRTPMKEYNPIGRGGKGVRAVKVSDKIGNLVGTLQVGSEEEIMVITNKGRLIRIPVAGISVYSRSSQGVKLIDMSDAQEKVVSVALIQEGED
- a CDS encoding PilZ domain-containing protein, which encodes MEEKRRHNRYPASEMTFVVGFHGPAQVIDVSDSGIGVRYKGSEELPEEMVVDLLNATKSIIIDQIRCKKVRDETVGRVAVFSYISERRLGLEFLDPTSEQLSALKLFKGIEN
- a CDS encoding PilZ domain-containing protein, with protein sequence MNWDEKRKYPRFKASDSALAASGDDPYTLIDLSTGGVGIRFCGDQPVPDEIPLDLFFLDRELALTGLRCKKIFESRVDSGRAGQVPEWHVGLQFEDIGPEKLKILRYFRWTED